In the Acidobacteriota bacterium genome, GGAAACCGTAAGGAGACCCTGGCGGGTGTTTCCGGCGAGGACCCTTTCTCGAGCTGAGTATTTCCAAAGCATGTTCGGGTAGACGCCGGGGCTCAGGAGCGAAAGGCCGTTGGTGTGCCTTTCGCCGCGGATATTGCTGGGGCGTCGTCAAGCGGTAAGACACAGGCCTTTGGCACCTGCATTCGGAGGTTCGAATCCTCCCGCCCCAGCCACCCCGCGGAGCTTCCCGGAGGAAATGAATGGAAGGCAGTGGAACTATGCGGGCAAACGGAGATTTGAGAATATTTTCGGGTAATTCCAATCCCCCCCTGGCCGAGGAGATCTGCCGCCACCTCGGGATTCCCCTGGGGGCCATCAACCTCGCCCGGTTCAGCGACGGGGAGCTCTACTGCCAGATCCTCGAGAACGTCCGCGGCAAGGACGTGTTCATCATCCAGCCCACCTGCTGCCCGGTGAACAACAACCTGATGGAGCTGCTGATCATGATCGACGCGTTCAAGCGCTCCTCGGCCGCCCGGATCACGGCCGTCATGCCCTATTACGGGTACGCGCGCCAGGACCGCAAGGACAAGCCCCGCGTCCCGATCTCCTCCAAGCTCGTCGCCGACCTGCTGACGGCCGCCGGGACAAACCGCATCCTCTCGATGGACCTGCACGCCGGCCAGATCCAGGGTTTCTTCGACATCCCGGTCGACCACCTGTACGCGGCCCCGGTCCTGGTCGAGTATTTCCGGAACATGGACATCCCCGACCTCACGGTCGTCTCCCCCGACGCGGGGGGGGTGGAGCGGGCGCGGGCCTTCGCCAAGCGCCTCGACGCCGACCTGGCCGTGGTGGACAAGAGGCGGACGGGGCCGAACGAGGCCGAGGTGCTGCACGTGATCGGGCACGTGAGCGGGCGCAACATCATCATCTGCGACGACATGATCGACACCGCCGGGACCCTGGTCAACACCGTCCTGGCGCTGAAGAAGAAGAAGGCGGAGCGCATTTACGCCAGCGCGACCCACGGGATCCTGAGCGGACCGGCGATCGACCGGCTCGGCAGCGCGCCGCTCGAGGAGATCCTCCTCACCGACACGGTGCCCATCGCCCCGGAGAAGGTCCTCCCGAACATGAAGGTCCTGAGCGTCGCGCCCCTGCTGGGCACCGCCATCCAGAGCATTCATGAGGAAACCAGTGTAAGCAATCTTTTCGTCTAGCAAAGGAGTTGGATTCATGCCAACAGTCATTGAAGCGCAGGCGCGGACCCCGGAAGGGAAGAACGCCAACCGTCGGATACGGCGGTCGGGACGGATCCCGGCCGTCA is a window encoding:
- a CDS encoding ribose-phosphate pyrophosphokinase, producing MRANGDLRIFSGNSNPPLAEEICRHLGIPLGAINLARFSDGELYCQILENVRGKDVFIIQPTCCPVNNNLMELLIMIDAFKRSSAARITAVMPYYGYARQDRKDKPRVPISSKLVADLLTAAGTNRILSMDLHAGQIQGFFDIPVDHLYAAPVLVEYFRNMDIPDLTVVSPDAGGVERARAFAKRLDADLAVVDKRRTGPNEAEVLHVIGHVSGRNIIICDDMIDTAGTLVNTVLALKKKKAERIYASATHGILSGPAIDRLGSAPLEEILLTDTVPIAPEKVLPNMKVLSVAPLLGTAIQSIHEETSVSNLFV